The Erigeron canadensis isolate Cc75 chromosome 1, C_canadensis_v1, whole genome shotgun sequence genome segment TCAGCTGGTTTCAAATATGAAGCCAGATAATCCCTTAAAGCTGCATAGTTTCCTCCCAACGCACCCAAAAGGGTGCTTATGTAAGTACCTTGGGCTTGAGCAAGAGCAATAAGACCCTCTGCCTCCTTTTGTTTTGCATATAGTTCACCATCTGCTACTCGTTGACGGGCATAAAATTCGGCCTCGGCAATAGCCTTTTGTGCCTccgcttctttttctttctgaTAGAGAATTGCCTCTGCATCCTTTTGCTTCTTGTACAGCTCCGAATTCGCCTCTTGTACCTTTGTATAAATATAGTTAATCATGTCAAATATAGCCAAAAGGGACTAGTACATAATTGTCCATAACTAATCACTTTCTAGGTTACATTCTTATTTGCTTTAATTTTAGTAAAAGGTATAGTTTGGGAGCTTTATTTCCATTAGTCGAGCAGCCAGCATTTTTGCCTAGTGTTTTTGGTTACATAGTTGCGTGTTAGATGTGGTATAGGCAAGGATAACCCGAATTGATTcatcatatctatatctatatgactatatctaTATGCAAATGGGTCAAAGTTGTTGCCTAGAAATGAAGATGTACCTTGGTTTCGTATTCAACACTAGCTTTGCTCAGGAAGTCGGCCTTGAGCTTCTCTGTCTGAGTCAAAGCATTCATGATTTCAACCTCCTTCTGCAGTTCCGCCTCCCTGAGCGCCACCGCCTTCCTGGCCTCCACCTCTGCCACCTGTGAATTCTTAGCCCACTTTGCCTTTTTCATTGCCAGCTCAGCATTTGCTTCAGCCACTTCAGCCTCCCTCTCATTCTCAAACACCTTCACCTCAGTCATCACTCGAATCTCTTCCTTCTTCCCCTCCCCTTGCCTCTGCGTCGCTATGATCTTCGTTTCTGCATCAATCTTTGCTGCATTCTGTTGTGTTTGTCCCATTCGAAGCTTTGATCCAATCTCACCCtaaacaatcaatcaataataaaataacattagtatagttcacaaaattaaaataagagcAATGTGTTCATAAGTACAGTATTTACTATAAATGTTAGATTCATTTAGGAAAATAATCACCTTCATCTTGGCTTCAGAAACGTCAATCTTAGCCTGATTAGCTGCTTCCATTTGCGTCTTTTGTCCTAAGTACGAAAAATACTCGTGTCCAGGAACATCAACCAACTGTTTAACATTTGCATTATAAATCAACAACCCGAACTGATCCAACTCCAACTGCACTTTCCCAAACACTTCCTGCTTAAACTCCTTGGTCCCTTTGAAGATTTGTTCCATTGTCATGGAAGCAGCCAGGACGCGAGTCTCCCCTTCGATGATCCCATTAACAAGCTCGTGTAACTGTTTGCCATCCTTTTTGAAAGACGAGATTAGCTTGGCGTATTTGTGGAGACTCTCTTCATCCTCAATGCGTGGGCCAATGGTGAACACGGCAGGGAGCTTGAAGGGAAGTTTCTCAGCACTCATTGCCTGGACTTCAAAGGTGTAGTTCACGGGAGAAATGTCGAAAACTGAGGAAGTTTGGCCCGGGAAAACCCATCCTTTCTTAGCGATTTTGATGTCATCGATCCCGGATCCAGTGATCACCAGATACTCAGATGCCTTTGCTACCCTGTACATGGTTACTAGATAGATAAAGGTTAATCAGATATGGTTTAAGGTTTTATGAAGtaatgcattatatatatatgtgtacagGTGATTTCCAGGTAGTTACGTATTTACTAATTATCTGGTAATCTTTGAGAAATTATCGCATTATCAATTGCATATAGCTAGTAATTATCCACCTTGATAAGTTAAAAGTTTGTTGGATAGATCTCCGTCAACATGTAAATAAAGATAATCATTATCGTAATTGAAATTTTGCATAGaagttattttaatttgataataaaAGTTGTTGCTTCTAAAAGTAATGATTAAGGAACCAGCTTTAGAATATTACTATacgtttttaacttttaaatggTCATATAATATACCTATACTTGGTTTTCCACAAGTTCAACTCTTAGAAGGGGTATTTGCATTTTCAAATAGTCAAATAATATACTTGTTCTCCACAGGGTTCAAATTTTAGGAGGGGATATTTGTGAATGTTATCATGAATCCTCCGTTTATCCTAGGCATTCGAGTAAGAATAGGGATAGCATAATaagccgttcaaaaaaaataaaaaataaagaatatcAGAAATCAAAATACCGCATTATATATTACTTTCATTATTCACTATTGACTATTGAGTTTCTAATAAAAACTATTGATATCATACAAATAAAGATGATGATAAATTCATTGaagtttttattatatacaagaatcattgttttatttacttaaaatctTGAATATTGACatgtttctattttattttattttttttggatatgATGATAAAAAGTTATTGTAAATTTATCATCACTTAAACAACATTTCGTTTCTATTGATACTTAAGAGTTATGATTTGACTTCTGCATTTATTTTCCTCCAATTTGAGTATTTGACCTTGCTTAAAAccagtataatatataatttatcaaaAACTTATATTATGAAACCCGTAAACTTACAACTATATCTATTTAGTTGTTTCTCTTTTTACTTAATAACCTGTAGAGGTGGGCAAAAAACTGGGTCTGAACCCGAAAATTGAACCCGGTCAAACCCGAGTTTGACCAAAACCGGTTCGGGATTGGGAAACCCAGTGTTTTGAAACCGGTTCCAGTTTTCAGGTTTTAGGACTGAGTTGAGATTGTGCTGGGTTCAGTTGGAAAAATCGGGAAAAAAGTTCAAACTTTGACCAAATCCGGTTTCAGACCGGTTCGGGAATGGTCAAACCCGATTTTAGTTCCTTTGATCAAGAACAGCTAAGTATCTGACCTTTTTTATGAGCTGAGTGACTAATCCAAGGATGACACTCACTTTGCACGTATCTGGGGATCATCACTAATGAGTCTCCATGACCACAAGAGATATATTTTAGTTGCTTTTGAATCGCATGAAATGATTT includes the following:
- the LOC122594728 gene encoding flotillin-like protein 3: MYRVAKASEYLVITGSGIDDIKIAKKGWVFPGQTSSVFDISPVNYTFEVQAMSAEKLPFKLPAVFTIGPRIEDEESLHKYAKLISSFKKDGKQLHELVNGIIEGETRVLAASMTMEQIFKGTKEFKQEVFGKVQLELDQFGLLIYNANVKQLVDVPGHEYFSYLGQKTQMEAANQAKIDVSEAKMKGEIGSKLRMGQTQQNAAKIDAETKIIATQRQGEGKKEEIRVMTEVKVFENEREAEVAEANAELAMKKAKWAKNSQVAEVEARKAVALREAELQKEVEIMNALTQTEKLKADFLSKASVEYETKVQEANSELYKKQKDAEAILYQKEKEAEAQKAIAEAEFYARQRVADGELYAKQKEAEGLIALAQAQGTYISTLLGALGGNYAALRDYLASYLKPADY